In a genomic window of uncultured Flavobacterium sp.:
- a CDS encoding alpha/beta hydrolase-fold protein: MNLSLEYKIQEPKVILDKNPVLLLLHGYGSNEADLFSFATELPDNYYIISARAPYDLQYGAYAWYAINFDADQNKFSDNEQAKTSRDLIAKFIDELVANYPIDANKVTLVGFSQGSILSYSVALSYPEKVQRVVAMSGYFNEEIIKEGFEKNDFKNLKFFASHGTVDQVIPVDWARKTPAILEKLNIPVTYKEYPVGHGVAPQNFFDFKNWLAK, from the coding sequence ATGAATCTATCTTTAGAATATAAAATACAAGAACCAAAAGTTATTTTAGACAAAAATCCTGTTTTACTTTTATTACACGGATATGGCAGCAACGAAGCTGATTTGTTTTCGTTTGCTACTGAACTTCCTGATAATTATTACATTATTTCGGCAAGAGCGCCTTATGATTTACAATATGGAGCTTATGCGTGGTATGCGATAAATTTTGATGCTGATCAGAATAAATTTTCAGATAATGAACAAGCAAAAACTTCACGTGATTTAATTGCTAAATTTATTGATGAATTGGTTGCTAATTACCCTATTGATGCTAATAAGGTAACTTTAGTCGGCTTTAGCCAAGGTTCTATTTTAAGTTATTCTGTAGCGCTTTCTTATCCAGAAAAAGTTCAGAGAGTTGTAGCTATGAGTGGTTATTTTAATGAAGAAATCATTAAAGAAGGTTTTGAGAAAAACGATTTCAAAAACCTAAAATTCTTCGCATCACACGGAACTGTAGATCAGGTAATCCCTGTTGATTGGGCTAGAAAAACGCCTGCAATTCTGGAAAAACTAAATATTCCTGTTACTTACAAAGAATATCCTGTTGGTCACGGTGTGGCTCCGCAGAATTTCTTTGATTTTAAGAATTGGTTGGCTAAGTAG
- a CDS encoding dihydroorotase — MKIIIRSAKIIDSKSPFHNQTIDLLIADGLIEKIGTSLPENNEATEVKFDNLHLSQGWFDSSVSLGEPGYEDRETIANGLNVAAKSGFTAIALQPNSFPIIDNQSQVNFVKNKANGFATELFPIGALTKASEGKDMAELFDMKKAGAIAFGDYNKSIDNANLLKIALQYVQDFDGLVITYAQDANLKGNGVANEGIVSTKLGLKGIPTLAEELQVARNLFLLEYTGGKLHIPTISTAKSVELIREAKAKGLNVTASVSVHHLVLTDEKLEGFDTRFKVTPPLRTESDRQALLKGVTDGTIDMITSDHNPIDIEFKKMEFDTAKNGTIGLESAFGALLTVLPLETIIEKLTLGKAVFGIENNSIAEGSKANFTFFTPEGKSTFTKENILSKSKNSAFLGTEIKGSVYGILNQNQLITSK; from the coding sequence ATGAAAATAATCATCAGAAGCGCCAAAATTATCGATTCAAAAAGTCCGTTTCATAACCAGACTATTGATCTTTTAATTGCAGATGGTTTAATAGAAAAAATAGGAACTTCACTTCCTGAAAACAATGAAGCAACTGAGGTAAAATTTGACAATTTACATCTTTCACAAGGTTGGTTTGACAGCAGTGTTTCTCTTGGAGAACCAGGTTATGAGGACAGAGAAACAATCGCAAACGGATTAAATGTTGCTGCAAAAAGCGGTTTTACTGCAATTGCTTTACAACCCAACTCCTTCCCTATTATCGACAATCAATCGCAGGTAAATTTTGTAAAAAATAAAGCGAATGGTTTTGCTACAGAACTTTTCCCAATTGGAGCTTTAACAAAAGCCAGCGAAGGAAAAGACATGGCAGAATTATTTGATATGAAAAAAGCCGGAGCGATTGCTTTTGGAGATTATAATAAAAGTATCGACAACGCTAATCTTTTAAAAATCGCTTTACAATATGTACAGGATTTTGACGGTTTAGTAATTACATATGCACAAGATGCGAATCTAAAAGGAAATGGTGTCGCTAATGAAGGAATCGTTTCTACGAAATTAGGCCTTAAAGGAATCCCAACTTTAGCAGAAGAATTGCAAGTAGCGAGAAACTTATTTCTATTAGAATATACTGGAGGAAAACTTCATATTCCGACAATATCTACAGCAAAATCTGTTGAATTAATTAGAGAAGCTAAAGCAAAAGGTTTGAACGTAACGGCAAGTGTATCTGTTCATCATTTGGTTTTAACCGATGAAAAATTAGAAGGTTTTGACACTCGTTTTAAGGTTACGCCTCCGCTAAGAACTGAAAGCGACAGACAAGCTTTATTAAAAGGAGTTACAGACGGAACAATTGACATGATTACTTCTGATCACAACCCGATTGATATTGAATTCAAAAAAATGGAATTTGATACCGCTAAAAACGGAACTATTGGTTTAGAAAGTGCTTTTGGAGCTTTACTTACTGTTTTACCTCTGGAAACCATAATCGAAAAACTTACTTTAGGGAAAGCAGTTTTTGGAATCGAAAATAACTCAATTGCTGAAGGTTCTAAAGCTAACTTTACGTTCTTTACTCCGGAAGGGAAATCAACTTTTACGAAAGAAAATATCCTTTCAAAATCTAAAAATTCTGCTTTTTTAGGAACCGAAATAAAAGGTTCTGTGTACGGAATTTTGAACCAAAATCAACTTATTACATCTAAATAA
- a CDS encoding BatA domain-containing protein, protein MHFKHPEILYFLFLLIVPILVHLFQLRRFKISYFTNVRFLKELAVQTRKSSKIKKRLLLATRLLLLTCIILAFAQPFFEAKDSKNASNEMYIILDNSFSMQAKGKKGELLKRAVQELLENTPETTQFSLLTNTENYWNTDIKSSKSALQNLNYSATQFELPSIMAKIKAHKSAHKKDIVIITDAIGLAEKDVKNIDSEEKPYFIIPEAEQKNNIAIDSVYINQTLENFYEIAVNLSAYGEDFKPVSMALYNQNKLIAKTIIKFDTKKKKINFTIPKEAFHGYVTIEDNGLTYDNKLFFSISKTKKTNVISIGEPEKSNFLSRIYTSAEFNYNNYSISSLDYNSLDKQNTIILNELVEIPQALQTTLKAFVTKGGNLVVIPSEKSSISNLNSFLGNFGKVQFGSLENKSKLITKINFDHPLFSGVFENKITNFQYPKTTNSFVISSPYPAVLSYEDQSIFVTAIQNPVSGITVFSAPINTTNSNFQQSPLIVPLFYKMGQNNQKTGVNVLTIGNNQPYFVDVLLTKDAILEVKGNEDSFIPIQQILNNKVKLTFNDFPETAGNYSIFDKKEWIENLSFNYKRSESDLSQINTNVVSDFKTADTISTIFNTLQTERTDSQIWKWFIIFALLFLALEMAIIKFVK, encoded by the coding sequence ATGCATTTTAAACACCCCGAAATTCTATACTTTCTGTTTTTATTGATTGTTCCAATTTTGGTACATTTATTTCAATTACGTCGTTTTAAAATCTCTTATTTCACGAATGTACGCTTCTTAAAAGAACTTGCTGTACAAACTCGGAAAAGTTCAAAAATCAAAAAAAGACTTTTATTAGCAACTCGTTTATTATTGCTAACGTGTATTATTTTGGCTTTTGCCCAACCTTTTTTTGAAGCCAAAGACAGTAAAAATGCTTCAAACGAAATGTATATCATTCTGGACAATTCCTTCAGTATGCAAGCCAAAGGAAAAAAAGGTGAATTATTGAAACGTGCTGTTCAGGAATTATTAGAAAATACTCCCGAAACTACACAATTCTCCTTGTTAACCAACACTGAAAATTACTGGAATACGGATATAAAATCTTCTAAAAGTGCCTTACAAAATCTAAATTACAGCGCAACTCAATTTGAGCTTCCTTCAATTATGGCGAAGATAAAAGCGCATAAATCGGCACATAAAAAAGACATTGTTATTATTACAGACGCTATTGGTTTGGCCGAAAAAGATGTGAAAAACATTGATAGCGAAGAGAAACCTTATTTTATTATTCCGGAAGCTGAACAAAAAAATAATATTGCAATTGACAGTGTTTATATCAATCAGACTTTAGAAAATTTCTATGAAATCGCAGTTAATTTATCTGCTTATGGAGAAGATTTCAAACCTGTTTCGATGGCTTTATACAATCAGAATAAATTAATTGCAAAAACGATTATCAAATTCGACACGAAGAAAAAGAAAATCAATTTTACAATTCCAAAAGAAGCTTTTCACGGATATGTAACTATTGAAGACAATGGTTTAACTTATGATAATAAGCTGTTTTTTAGCATTTCAAAAACTAAAAAGACGAATGTTATTAGTATTGGAGAACCGGAAAAAAGCAATTTCTTATCCCGAATTTATACTTCAGCAGAATTTAATTATAACAATTATTCGATAAGCAGTTTAGATTATAATAGTTTAGATAAACAAAATACGATTATCTTAAATGAATTGGTCGAAATTCCTCAAGCATTGCAAACTACTTTAAAAGCATTTGTAACCAAAGGCGGAAATTTGGTTGTAATTCCTTCTGAAAAAAGTTCGATTTCAAATTTGAATTCTTTTTTAGGCAATTTTGGAAAAGTTCAATTTGGATCTCTCGAAAATAAAAGCAAATTAATTACCAAAATAAACTTCGATCATCCATTGTTTTCAGGTGTTTTTGAAAATAAAATCACCAATTTTCAATATCCAAAAACAACAAACTCATTTGTCATTTCAAGCCCATATCCGGCTGTTTTGTCTTATGAAGATCAAAGTATATTTGTAACTGCAATTCAAAATCCGGTTTCTGGAATTACCGTTTTTTCGGCACCAATAAATACTACGAATTCAAATTTTCAGCAATCACCTTTAATAGTTCCATTGTTTTATAAAATGGGACAAAACAACCAAAAAACTGGTGTAAATGTATTGACAATTGGTAACAATCAGCCTTATTTTGTAGATGTTTTATTGACAAAAGATGCTATTCTGGAAGTAAAAGGAAACGAAGATTCTTTTATTCCGATTCAGCAAATATTGAATAATAAAGTAAAATTAACATTCAATGATTTTCCTGAAACAGCTGGAAATTATAGCATTTTTGATAAAAAAGAATGGATTGAAAACCTGAGTTTCAACTACAAAAGAAGCGAAAGTGATTTAAGTCAGATCAATACAAATGTAGTTTCAGATTTTAAAACCGCTGATACTATTTCGACCATTTTTAATACACTACAAACTGAGCGAACAGACAGCCAAATTTGGAAATGGTTTATTATCTTTGCACTGTTATTTTTAGCATTAGAAATGGCGATCATCAAATTTGTAAAGTAA
- a CDS encoding lactonase family protein, whose product MRRLYILLFAVFAFVNLQAQNKFNLLVGAYTNTCQSNGIYVYEFDASTGDFKLKNSSENVISPSYLSVSADNKFIYAVNENGKESAVSAFKYDSKSGKVSFLNKNDALGADPCHIINDDKNVIVSNYSGGSLVVFKKKADGSITEVQQLIQHEGKGPNAGRQEKAHVHMAVFSPDKKFVLSNDLGLDKVFVYKYNPNSANEMLTLKGSVDVKPGSGPRHLTFSKDGKFVYLIQELDATLTTFSYDKSGSLKKIAETSILPKGFTGGTGAAAIKISPDGNFLYVSDRVDANSISVYKIRKNGGIDLVEQVSTLGKGPRDFAIDPTGNYLLVGHQYTNDIIIFKRDKATGKITDTGKKIELCSPVGLVFTKI is encoded by the coding sequence ATGAGAAGATTATATATACTGCTTTTTGCAGTTTTTGCTTTCGTAAACTTACAAGCTCAGAACAAATTCAATTTATTGGTGGGAGCTTATACCAATACTTGCCAAAGTAACGGGATTTACGTTTATGAATTTGACGCTTCAACAGGGGATTTTAAATTAAAAAATTCATCTGAGAACGTAATAAGTCCAAGTTATTTATCCGTTTCTGCAGATAATAAATTTATATATGCTGTAAACGAAAATGGAAAGGAAAGTGCGGTAAGTGCTTTTAAATATGATTCAAAATCAGGGAAAGTTAGTTTTTTAAATAAAAATGATGCTTTAGGCGCTGATCCTTGTCATATAATTAATGATGATAAAAATGTAATTGTTTCTAATTATTCTGGTGGAAGCCTTGTTGTTTTTAAGAAAAAAGCAGACGGAAGTATTACTGAAGTACAACAATTAATTCAGCATGAAGGAAAAGGACCAAATGCTGGGCGTCAGGAAAAAGCACACGTACATATGGCTGTTTTCTCACCGGATAAAAAGTTTGTTTTGTCTAATGATTTAGGTTTGGATAAGGTTTTTGTATATAAATACAATCCAAATTCAGCAAATGAAATGTTGACTTTAAAAGGAAGTGTTGACGTAAAACCAGGAAGTGGACCAAGACATTTAACTTTTAGTAAAGACGGTAAATTCGTTTATTTGATTCAGGAATTAGACGCTACTTTGACGACTTTTAGTTACGATAAATCAGGAAGTTTAAAAAAGATTGCCGAAACAAGTATTTTACCAAAAGGTTTTACTGGCGGAACTGGTGCTGCAGCAATAAAAATTTCGCCTGACGGAAACTTTTTATACGTTTCAGATCGTGTAGATGCAAATTCAATTTCGGTTTATAAAATCCGTAAAAACGGTGGTATTGACTTGGTTGAACAAGTTAGCACTTTAGGAAAAGGCCCAAGAGATTTTGCGATTGATCCAACAGGAAATTACCTTTTAGTAGGACACCAATACACAAACGATATTATAATATTCAAAAGAGACAAAGCAACAGGAAAAATAACCGATACCGGTAAAAAAATAGAATTGTGTTCTCCGGTTGGGTTGGTTTTTACGAAAATATAG
- a CDS encoding DEAD/DEAH box helicase — MSTFEKFNLPKSVQKAIDELGFVTPTPIQEKSFSVIMSGRDMMGIAQTGTGKTFAYLLPLLKLYKFTPTNTPKIVILVPTRELVVQVVEEVEKLTKYMSVKTLGIFGGVNINTQKKAVYEGVDILVGTPGRTMDLALDAVIRFDETQKLVIDEFDEMLNLGFRTQLTALLAMMKTKRQNILFSATMTDEVDAVLNDFFDFPEEVTLAASGTPLENITQITYNVPNFNTKVNLLKHLLETNESMERVLVFVNNKKISDMLHTRIEEDFEGQFGVIHSNKSQNYRLSTMAEFQEGNLRGLITTDIMARGLDISNISHVINFELPEFPELYMHRIGRTGRADATGTAISFITPREEEFKVEVEVLMNQELEIAEFPEEVEISAKLIEPEKDKQPIKFLMKKQTLKGEGAFHEKDKKNKKVNLGGPSKTKKKTHGSVNRNMLKTRDKKRKDKDK; from the coding sequence ATGAGCACTTTCGAGAAATTCAATCTTCCAAAATCAGTACAAAAAGCAATCGACGAATTAGGATTTGTTACGCCTACTCCTATTCAGGAAAAATCTTTTTCAGTTATTATGTCTGGTCGAGATATGATGGGAATTGCACAAACCGGTACTGGAAAAACATTTGCATACCTACTACCACTTTTAAAATTATACAAATTTACACCAACCAATACGCCTAAAATCGTAATTCTGGTTCCAACTCGTGAATTAGTTGTTCAGGTTGTAGAAGAAGTTGAAAAACTAACCAAATACATGTCTGTTAAGACGCTTGGTATTTTTGGTGGAGTAAATATTAATACACAGAAAAAAGCTGTTTACGAAGGTGTTGACATTTTAGTTGGAACGCCAGGTCGTACAATGGATTTAGCTCTTGATGCTGTAATTCGTTTTGATGAAACTCAAAAATTAGTTATCGATGAGTTTGACGAAATGCTGAATCTTGGTTTCCGTACACAATTAACGGCGCTTTTGGCGATGATGAAAACCAAACGTCAGAACATTTTATTCTCTGCAACAATGACTGATGAAGTTGATGCTGTTTTGAATGACTTTTTTGATTTTCCTGAAGAAGTAACACTTGCTGCATCAGGAACTCCGTTGGAAAACATTACTCAAATTACTTATAATGTTCCAAACTTTAATACAAAAGTAAATCTGTTAAAACATTTATTAGAAACAAACGAAAGCATGGAACGTGTTTTGGTTTTTGTGAACAATAAAAAGATTTCAGATATGCTTCATACACGAATCGAAGAAGATTTCGAAGGTCAGTTTGGAGTAATTCACTCCAATAAATCTCAGAATTATCGTTTAAGTACAATGGCTGAATTCCAGGAAGGAAATCTTCGTGGATTGATCACTACTGATATTATGGCGAGAGGTTTGGATATTTCGAATATCTCTCACGTTATTAACTTCGAACTTCCAGAATTTCCTGAGTTGTATATGCACAGAATTGGTCGTACAGGTCGTGCAGATGCTACAGGAACAGCAATTAGCTTTATCACGCCTCGTGAAGAAGAGTTTAAAGTGGAAGTTGAAGTTTTAATGAATCAGGAACTTGAAATAGCAGAATTTCCGGAAGAAGTAGAAATTTCAGCTAAACTAATTGAACCTGAAAAAGACAAACAACCGATTAAATTTTTAATGAAAAAACAAACCCTAAAAGGTGAAGGTGCTTTTCATGAAAAAGATAAAAAGAATAAGAAAGTTAACTTAGGAGGACCTTCAAAAACAAAAAAGAAAACTCACGGATCTGTCAATCGAAACATGTTGAAAACGAGAGATAAGAAAAGAAAAGATAAGGATAAATAG
- a CDS encoding response regulator: MSTSEKKIMIIENDEMTIEILKFIFKKEGYKISIAKDGINAIERMATIMPDLVITTITIPLKSGLEIISHIKKNFKDIRVVALSSLGEEENTVEEAFELGVDDFIAKPFNPNELLLRIKRFL, encoded by the coding sequence ATGAGCACCAGTGAAAAAAAAATTATGATTATTGAGAATGATGAAATGACGATTGAAATTCTAAAATTCATTTTCAAAAAAGAAGGCTACAAAATAAGTATTGCAAAAGATGGAATTAACGCCATAGAACGTATGGCGACAATTATGCCTGATCTTGTAATAACAACGATAACAATTCCGTTAAAATCCGGATTGGAAATCATAAGTCATATTAAAAAAAACTTCAAAGACATTCGTGTTGTAGCACTTTCGTCACTTGGCGAAGAAGAAAATACTGTAGAAGAAGCTTTTGAATTGGGCGTCGACGATTTTATTGCAAAACCGTTTAATCCAAACGAACTTTTATTGCGAATAAAACGTTTTTTATAG